One part of the Scatophagus argus isolate fScaArg1 chromosome 12, fScaArg1.pri, whole genome shotgun sequence genome encodes these proteins:
- the zdhhc15b gene encoding palmitoyltransferase ZDHHC15B isoform X1, with product MNPRNGSRARIRTEVRWNMALSRGLRCCQRVFSWIPVLIITSVVLWSYYAYVFELCLHTLTNTLEKVAYLLVFHVCFVMFSWTYWKSIFTPPATPCKKFQLSYSDKQRYEMEERPDAQKQILVEIAKKLPIFTRAQSGAIRFCDRCQVLKPDRCHHCSVCETCVLKMDHHCPWVNNCVGFSNYKFFLLFLSYSMLYCIFIAATVFQYFLKFWVGDLPNGPAKFHVLFLMFVALMFFVSLMFLFGYHCWLVSKNRSTLEAFSAPVFLTGPDRNGFNVGIRRNLQQVFGENRRLWFIPVFTSQGNGHYFPLKNRSSETHNPLLANEDMWEESDDCSEEESLAEDHDPSVTIEMEE from the exons ATGAATCCCAGGAATGGTAGTCGAGCACGGATAAGAACAGAGGTTAGATGGAATATGGCTCTCTCCAGAGGTTTGAGATGCTGTCAGAGGGTTTTCTCTTGGATACCAGTGCTTATAATAACCTCCGTGGTGTTGTGGTCATACTACGCCTACGTCTTTGAGCTATGTCTTC ataCACTCACCAACACGTTGGAAAAAG tggcCTATCTACTggtatttcatgtttgttttgtgatgttCTCCTGGACATACTGGAAGTCCATATTTACTCCTCCTGCCACACCATGCAAAAAG TTTCAGCTGTCATACTCAGACAAACAAAGATACGAGATGGAAGAGAGGCCAGATGCTCAGAAACAAATCCTGGTTGAGATTGCAAAGAAATTGCCCATCTTTACTCGAGCTCAGTCTGGAG CTATCAGGTTCTGCGACCGCTGCCAGGTACTGAAGCCTGACCGCTGTCACCACTGCTCGGTTTGTGAAAC atgtGTCTTGAAGATGGACCATCACTGTCCCTG gGTGAACAACTGTGTGGGATTTTCCAACTACAagtttttcctgcttttcctctccTACTCCATGCTGTACTGTATATTCATTGCGGCAACAGTCTTTCAGTATTTCCTCAAATTCTGGGTG GGGGACTTGCCAAATGGGCCCGCAAAGTTCCATGTCCTCTTCCTCATGTTTGTGGCGCTCATGTTCTTCGTCAGTCTCATGTTCCTCTTTGGCTATCACTGTTGGTTGGTGTCCAAAAACAGATCCACTTTAG aGGCCTTTTCAGCTCCTGTTTTTCTCACTGGACCAGACAGAAATGGCTTCAATGTCGGTATACGCAGAAACCTGCAGCAGGTATTTGGAGAGAATCGGAGACTGTGGTTCATCCCTGTTTTCACAAG CCAAGGGAATGGCCACTACTTCCCCTTAAAGAATCGGAGCTCAGAGACCCACAACCCCTTATTAGCTAATGAGGACATGTGGGAGGAGTCCGATGACTGCTCTGAGGAAGAAAGCCTGG CTGAGGACCATGACCCCTCTGTAACCATTGAGATGGAGGAATAG
- the zdhhc15b gene encoding palmitoyltransferase ZDHHC15B isoform X2, which produces MFSWTYWKSIFTPPATPCKKFQLSYSDKQRYEMEERPDAQKQILVEIAKKLPIFTRAQSGAIRFCDRCQVLKPDRCHHCSVCETCVLKMDHHCPWVNNCVGFSNYKFFLLFLSYSMLYCIFIAATVFQYFLKFWVGDLPNGPAKFHVLFLMFVALMFFVSLMFLFGYHCWLVSKNRSTLEAFSAPVFLTGPDRNGFNVGIRRNLQQVFGENRRLWFIPVFTSQGNGHYFPLKNRSSETHNPLLANEDMWEESDDCSEEESLAEDHDPSVTIEMEE; this is translated from the exons atgttCTCCTGGACATACTGGAAGTCCATATTTACTCCTCCTGCCACACCATGCAAAAAG TTTCAGCTGTCATACTCAGACAAACAAAGATACGAGATGGAAGAGAGGCCAGATGCTCAGAAACAAATCCTGGTTGAGATTGCAAAGAAATTGCCCATCTTTACTCGAGCTCAGTCTGGAG CTATCAGGTTCTGCGACCGCTGCCAGGTACTGAAGCCTGACCGCTGTCACCACTGCTCGGTTTGTGAAAC atgtGTCTTGAAGATGGACCATCACTGTCCCTG gGTGAACAACTGTGTGGGATTTTCCAACTACAagtttttcctgcttttcctctccTACTCCATGCTGTACTGTATATTCATTGCGGCAACAGTCTTTCAGTATTTCCTCAAATTCTGGGTG GGGGACTTGCCAAATGGGCCCGCAAAGTTCCATGTCCTCTTCCTCATGTTTGTGGCGCTCATGTTCTTCGTCAGTCTCATGTTCCTCTTTGGCTATCACTGTTGGTTGGTGTCCAAAAACAGATCCACTTTAG aGGCCTTTTCAGCTCCTGTTTTTCTCACTGGACCAGACAGAAATGGCTTCAATGTCGGTATACGCAGAAACCTGCAGCAGGTATTTGGAGAGAATCGGAGACTGTGGTTCATCCCTGTTTTCACAAG CCAAGGGAATGGCCACTACTTCCCCTTAAAGAATCGGAGCTCAGAGACCCACAACCCCTTATTAGCTAATGAGGACATGTGGGAGGAGTCCGATGACTGCTCTGAGGAAGAAAGCCTGG CTGAGGACCATGACCCCTCTGTAACCATTGAGATGGAGGAATAG